Proteins encoded within one genomic window of Bos mutus isolate GX-2022 chromosome 9, NWIPB_WYAK_1.1, whole genome shotgun sequence:
- the C9H6orf120 gene encoding UPF0669 protein C6orf120 homolog, whose translation MAAPWKGALLLLLASQAVSSAQALDEEEVPEGWVLLHVVQGQVGAGNYSYLRLNHEGKIVLRMRSLRGDADLYVSDSTLHPSFDEYELQSATCGADAVSIPAHFRRPVGIGVYGHPSHLESAFEMKVYYDATLEPHPFGETAYSDGTDASRKHAYAPEDASQEEESVLWTILISILKLVLEILF comes from the coding sequence ATGGCCGCTCCGTGGAAGGGCGCGCTTCTGCTGCTCCTCGCGTCGCAGGCCGTCTCCTCGGCGCAGGCCTTGGACGAGGAGGAGGTGCCCGAGGGCTGGGTCCTCCTGCACGTCGTGCAGGGTCAGGTAGGAGCCGGGAACTACAGCTACCTGAGGTTAAACCACGAGGGGAAGATCGTCCTCAGGATGCGCAGCCTGCGGGGCGACGCGGACCTGTACGTGTCCGACAGCACTCTGCACCCCAGCTTCGACGAGTACGAGCTGCAGTCGGCCACGTGCGGCGCCGATGCCGTCTCCATCCCCGCGCACTTCCGGCGCCCCGTGGGCATCGGTGTGTACGGGCACCCGTCCCACCTCGAGAGCGCGTTCGAGATGAAGGTCTACTACGACGCGACGCTCGAGCCGCATCCGTTCGGTGAGACCGCCTATTCGGACGGTACTGATGCGAGTCGCAAGCACGCCTATGCCCCGGAAGACGCGTCTCAAGAAGAGGAGTCTGTGCTTTGGACGATATTAATTAGTATTTTGAAGTTGGTACTTGAGATTCTTTTTTGA